From one Coffea eugenioides isolate CCC68of chromosome 11, Ceug_1.0, whole genome shotgun sequence genomic stretch:
- the LOC113752608 gene encoding lysM domain receptor-like kinase 4: protein MMIQFWFLIWLSIGLSWGDQYYDETLCSSGVNLPGTRYTCSSSPQECQTFLVYRADEKFQTIANISSLFNVTPEELLAKNNAISSSSQILEPGMEVLVPIVCSCIEQFYEANVNYIFPGSMTLVNVSCGVFEGLLKSITLIEANPSANTTLQVGSMLQIPLKCACPEKLSSNVGVRYLVTYPFIENDNPNKVSKKFSIPVGDLLEANHLDPLATVYPQTTILVPLKSEPSIIYDVPASEPPNSPGFVPTEPVRRRNKSTQLKRVYISVSVVGFVLVLVTLIACGLYVKALKKCKAENLNSFARRSPMTSCSTPRSSQLSGPTPAKSSNASCLSPDLLESIRYSLGNYSVEELKKATNDFSEETRLMDDVYKGIVDDSEILIKRTRFEDTRQVIEIHSKINHVNIVKLHGVCYGENDFSWSYLVFEFPGKGSLRRCLSSSDPSLRWNRRTQIAFDVATGLHYLHYCMVPPYTHMHVNSKNIFLTRSWRAKIAVYGGSMPPIGSSNDHESITSTGGWGVSSEHLVHGSVSENEDIFAFGIVLLELISAKEDLDGQSLIESTAFLGGGASDQGGCFNHLRNFVDPNLKEEYPLAEALCLAVLAKACIEDDPPHRPSMDDILKVLARMV from the coding sequence ATGATGATCCAATTTTGGTTTCTAATTTGGCTAAGCATCGGACTAAGCTGGGGTGATCAATACTATGATGAAACATTATGTTCTTCAGGTGTTAATCTTCCGGGAACGAGGTACACCTGCAGTTCTTCGCCTCAAGAATGCCAAACTTTCTTGGTATACAGGGCAGACGAAAAGTTTCAGACTATTGCAAATATCTCCAGCTTGTTTAACGTGACGCCTGAAGAATTACTTGCCAAGAACAATGCGATCTCATCTTCGTCTCAGATTCTTGAGCCAGGCATGGAGGTCCTAGTTCCCATTGTTTGTTCATGCATCGAGCAATTTTATGAGGCAAATGTCAACTACATTTTTCCAGGGAGCATGACGTTAGTAAATGTTTCTTGTGGAGTATTTGAAGGTTTGCTGAAATCAATTACCTTGATTGAAGCAAATCCCTCAGCAAATACAACTCTCCAGGTTGGTTCAATGCTTCAGATTCCTCTGAAATGTGCCTGTCCTGAAAAACTCTCTAGCAATGTAGGGGTGAGATATCTTGTTACCTACCCATTTATCGAAAATGACAATCCTAATAAAGTGAGCAAAAAGTTCAGCATTCCTGTTGGTGATCTATTGGAAGCTAACCATTTGGATCCTTTAGCCACTGTTTATCCACAAACAACTATTCTAGTACCCCTAAAATCAGAACCATCAATTATTTACGATGTTCCAGCTTCCGAACCTCCAAATTCTCCAGGCTTTGTCCCCACAGAACCCGTAAGAAGACGCAACAAAAGCACACAACTGAAGAGAGTGTACATTTCAGTTTCAGTTGTTGGCTTTGTTCTGGTTCTTGTGACTTTGATTGCTTGTGGTTTATATGTTAAAGCCTTAAAGAAATGCAAGGCCGAAAATTTAAATTCTTTTGCACGCAGAAGCCCCATGACCTCATGTTCGACGCCGAGGAGTTCACAATTATCTGGTCCAACACCAGCTAAAAGCTCAAACGCTTCATGTTTGTCTCCTGATTTGCTTGAAAGCATCAGGTATTCACTGGGCAACTATAGTGTAGAAGAGCTCAAGAAAGCTACAAATGATTTCAGTGAAGAAACTAGACTAATGGACGATGTTTACAAGGGGATCGTCGATGATTCTGAAATACTGATCAAACGAACAAGATTCGAGGACACAAGGCAAGTTATCGAAATCCATTCAAAAATTAACCATGTTAACATAGTTAAACTCCATGGCGTTTGTTATGGTGAAAATGACTTCTCTTGGTCTTATCTGGTGTTCGAGTTTCCGGGTAAAGGTAGTTTAAGAAGGTGTTTATCTAGCTCAGATCCATCTCTTAGGTGGAACCGCCGTACGCAAATAGCCTTTGATGTTGCAACAGGGCTACATTATTTACATTACTGTATGGTTCCTCCCTACACTCACATGCATGTAAAtagcaaaaatatttttctaacgCGAAGTTGGAGGGCGAAAATTGCTGTATATGGGGGAAGTATGCCGCCAATTGGATCCTCAAATGATCATGAAAGCATAACCAGCACTGGAGGGTGGGGTGTCTCATCAGAACATCTTGTTCATGGTTCAGTATCTGAAAATGAGGATATCTTTGCATTTGGGATTGTTTTACTTGAACTTATCTCAGCAAAGGAGGATTTGGATGGACAGTCATTGATTGAATCAACTGCATTTTTAGGAGGGGGTGCCAGTGATCAAGGAGGATGTTTTAATCACTTGAGGAATTTTGTGGATCCAAATCTAAAGGAAGAGTACCCTCTGGCAGAAGCACTGTGTCTTGCTGTTTTAGCTAAAGCTTGTATTGAAGATGATCCACCACACAGACCATCTATGGATGATATCCTTAAAGTCCTTGCCAGAATGGTTTAA
- the LOC113751617 gene encoding S-adenosylmethionine decarboxylase proenzyme isoform X2 translates to MESKGGKKKSSSSKSLFYEAPLGYSIEDIRPNGGIKKFRSAAYSNCARKPSMALPVSAIGFEGYEKRLEISFFEPSIFADPEGKGLRSLTKTQLDEILEPAECTIVSTLSNKYLDSYVLSESSLFVHPYKIIIKTCGTTKLLFSIPPILKLAESLSLTVRAVKYTRGSFIFPGAQSFPHRSFSEEVALLDSYFGKLGSGSKAFVMGDSGQPQKWHVYYASAGSEQSSDPVYTLEMCMTGLDREMASVFYRSQSSSAALMTVQSGIRKILPESEICDFEFDPCGYSMNSIEGDAISTIHVTPEDGFSYASFEAAGYELKVVNLGPLIDRVLACFEPSEFSIAVHADLSPKLLELTCSLDLKGYHLGEKCHEELGSDNSVVYQKFVKTVACGSPRSILKCCWKEDEEEEKE, encoded by the exons ATGGAGTCTAAAGGTGGGAAGAAGAAGTCTAGTAGTAGTAAATCCTTATTCTACGAAGCTCCCCTTGGATACAGCATTGAAGACATTCGACCAAACGGAGGAATCAAGAAGTTCAGATCAGCTGCATACTCCAAC TGCGCTCGCAAACCATC AATGGCATTGCCAGTCTCTGCAATTGGTTTCGAAGGTTATGAAAAAAGGCTTGAAATTTCGTTCTTTGAACCAAGCATCTTTGCTGACCCTGAGGGTAAGGGTCTTAGGAGCCTTACCAAAACTCAGTTGGATGAGATCCTTGAACCAGCTGAGTGCACTATTGTTTCTACCCTGTCAAACAAGTATCTGGACTCCTATGTCCTCTCTGAATCAAGCCTCTTTGTTCATCCTTACAAGATAATTATCAAAACTTGTGGGACGACGAAGTTACTTTTCTCGATTCCTCCCATCCTGAAGTTAGCTgaatctctctctcttactGTGAGAGCTGTGAAGTATACACGTGGGAGCTTCATATTCCCTGGGGCACAATCATTTCCTCATCGCAGCTTCTCTGAGGAAGTTGCCCTCCTTGATAGCTATTTTGGGAAGCTTGGGTCAGGAAGCAAGGCATTTGTTATGGGCGATTCTGGTCAGCCACAGAAATGGCATGTTTACTATGCCTCTGCTGGATCAGAGCAATCCTCTGATCCTGTTTATACACTAGAAATGTGTATGACTGGTTTGGACAGGGAGATGGCTTCTGTCTTTTACAGGAGTCAGTCAAGTTCTGCAGCTCTGATGACAGTACAATCAGGAATACGGAAGATTCTCCCAGAGTCTGAGATATGTGACTTTGAGTTTGATCCATGTGGTTATTCCATGAACTCTATTGAAGGGGATGCCATATCTACAATTCATGTTACGCCAGAAGATGGTTTCAGCTATGCAAGTTTCGAAGCTGCTGGATACGAACTGAAAGTTGTGAATCTTGGACCCCTGATTGACAGGGTGTTGGCTTGTTTTGAGCCAAGCGAGTTTTCCATCGCCGTTCATGCTGATCTGTCTCCGAAGTTACTTGAACTGACATGCTCTTTGGATCTAAAGGGTTACCATCTTGGTGAGAAGTGCCATGAAGAGCTGGGATCTGACAATTCTGTTGTGTACCAGAAGTTTGTCAAGACTGTGGCCTGTGGATCTCCTAGGTCAATTCTGAAATGCTGCTGGAAAGAGgacgaggaagaagaaaaggagtAG
- the LOC113751617 gene encoding S-adenosylmethionine decarboxylase proenzyme isoform X1 → MALPVSAIGFEGYEKRLEISFFEPSIFADPEGKGLRSLTKTQLDEILEPAECTIVSTLSNKYLDSYVLSESSLFVHPYKIIIKTCGTTKLLFSIPPILKLAESLSLTVRAVKYTRGSFIFPGAQSFPHRSFSEEVALLDSYFGKLGSGSKAFVMGDSGQPQKWHVYYASAGSEQSSDPVYTLEMCMTGLDREMASVFYRSQSSSAALMTVQSGIRKILPESEICDFEFDPCGYSMNSIEGDAISTIHVTPEDGFSYASFEAAGYELKVVNLGPLIDRVLACFEPSEFSIAVHADLSPKLLELTCSLDLKGYHLGEKCHEELGSDNSVVYQKFVKTVACGSPRSILKCCWKEDEEEEKE, encoded by the coding sequence ATGGCATTGCCAGTCTCTGCAATTGGTTTCGAAGGTTATGAAAAAAGGCTTGAAATTTCGTTCTTTGAACCAAGCATCTTTGCTGACCCTGAGGGTAAGGGTCTTAGGAGCCTTACCAAAACTCAGTTGGATGAGATCCTTGAACCAGCTGAGTGCACTATTGTTTCTACCCTGTCAAACAAGTATCTGGACTCCTATGTCCTCTCTGAATCAAGCCTCTTTGTTCATCCTTACAAGATAATTATCAAAACTTGTGGGACGACGAAGTTACTTTTCTCGATTCCTCCCATCCTGAAGTTAGCTgaatctctctctcttactGTGAGAGCTGTGAAGTATACACGTGGGAGCTTCATATTCCCTGGGGCACAATCATTTCCTCATCGCAGCTTCTCTGAGGAAGTTGCCCTCCTTGATAGCTATTTTGGGAAGCTTGGGTCAGGAAGCAAGGCATTTGTTATGGGCGATTCTGGTCAGCCACAGAAATGGCATGTTTACTATGCCTCTGCTGGATCAGAGCAATCCTCTGATCCTGTTTATACACTAGAAATGTGTATGACTGGTTTGGACAGGGAGATGGCTTCTGTCTTTTACAGGAGTCAGTCAAGTTCTGCAGCTCTGATGACAGTACAATCAGGAATACGGAAGATTCTCCCAGAGTCTGAGATATGTGACTTTGAGTTTGATCCATGTGGTTATTCCATGAACTCTATTGAAGGGGATGCCATATCTACAATTCATGTTACGCCAGAAGATGGTTTCAGCTATGCAAGTTTCGAAGCTGCTGGATACGAACTGAAAGTTGTGAATCTTGGACCCCTGATTGACAGGGTGTTGGCTTGTTTTGAGCCAAGCGAGTTTTCCATCGCCGTTCATGCTGATCTGTCTCCGAAGTTACTTGAACTGACATGCTCTTTGGATCTAAAGGGTTACCATCTTGGTGAGAAGTGCCATGAAGAGCTGGGATCTGACAATTCTGTTGTGTACCAGAAGTTTGTCAAGACTGTGGCCTGTGGATCTCCTAGGTCAATTCTGAAATGCTGCTGGAAAGAGgacgaggaagaagaaaaggagtAG